Sequence from the Ooceraea biroi isolate clonal line C1 chromosome 5, Obir_v5.4, whole genome shotgun sequence genome:
GTGGCAGGGGCTCGTCACGCGTATGTGGGAAACAGTCGGCGCGCCGTGGCAAGCGCTTCCTGCACGTTGCACCGTGCCGCGAGCCGTCCTCTCCGTCCTCCCCGGCAGACGAGAAAATGCACGTACTACGGCAGCTGGACGTGCACCCGAAAGTACGCGAGGAGGCCGACATTCTCGTGAGGACCTTCAGCGGTGCGATCGGTAAATACGATCGGAGCTTGTTCCCGACGCTCGTCGACTCCGTCGATGCTCGCGTTGAAGCCCTGCGAGAACGAAGCACGAGTCAAGCTCCACGGGAGCTTGACAGAAACATCCGCGTTCTGTCACGTccgtgaataaataaataatgcttGTGTGGCGCCGAGCGAGTGACGTCGGCGAGCTAACCTCTGACTTCCCTCATTAGCATCGCACCTAAATATTTTGAAGTTGATATGAtgctctttctcgctctcacCGATGTTTCCTTGAACGAGTGTTCAAAATTAACACGCGTTATTTCACTCTCTTCTTGTATTTTCTGCTTCCCGCCTGCTTTTGTGAGCGTCACTCCACAATTGTTTACGTTTTGATATGTCAAGCGCGACTTGATATCGACGAACTGCGATTTCGCGCGATCAGCAGTCGGTTCGCAGCCACTTCACGCCAATGCGAATGACTAGATCTAATGCCTTTTCAGTTACGATCATTAGTACAATCATCATGGGCATACTGTTCATGTCAGAGGTGAACTATTACCTTACACCGACCATGAGCGAGGAGTTATTTGTAGATACGTCCAGGAGTTCCAAATTGAGGATCAATTTGGACATAATAGTCCCCACAATATCTTGCGACCGTAAGTAGAAACTGTAAGTACCGTTGTATACGAGGGACGGAACAGTGCGGTACGTTTCATTTGGACATCTATTGCAGTTTTATCGATAGACGCGATGGACACGACCGGCGAGCAACACTTGCAAATAGAGCACAATATTTTCAAGAGACGACTAGACTTAAACGGTAAACCCATCGAGGACCCACAAAGGACGAGTACGCATAATATTCTGTCATACAACACATAATATCAAATAGTCCAGAGAGTCATGTAGAAAAATGCTTTATTGCAGATATTACAGACACAAAAGCTGTCAGTAAAACTACAGAGAAGGTAACAAAGGgaattttttatagatatcTCGCGACCATGCACACTTGCAAGCTAGTCGTTATCGGATGGAACGTTTTTACAGGCAGCGGAGGTCGCCTCTACCACAGAAGAGTGTGGGGATTGCTACGGCGCCGGCACGGAGTTGCTAAAGTAGTTTTACCTGCGCATCCAAGCTAAAGCATCAGTCTGAGCAGCGgctacaaagttaaaaactctACTTTCAGGTGTTGCAACACCTGCGAGGAGGTGCGGGAAGCTTACAGACTGAAAAAGTGGGCCCCGCCGGAACCCTCCGATATCAAACAGTGCCAAAACGACAAGGCGATGGAAAAAATCAAGCACGCCTTCACGCAAGGCTGCCAAATCTATGGGTATATGGAAGTGAATAGAGTCGGTGGTAGCTTCCACATTGCGCCGGGTAACAGCTTCTCCGTCAATCACGTTCATGGTATGATACCAcccttttttccttttgcaAAGGCACTTCCAGTGTTGTCGCAGAATTCTTAGGTTCTCCTTTTAAGCAACGTCCCTTTTCACGAACGTGTTCTTTAATGCCACAGTGCACGACGTTCAGCCTTACACTACCACTCACTTCAATATGACGCATAAGATTAGGCATTTGAGTTTCGGGCTCAACATCCCTGGGAAGACAAATCCTATGGATGACACCACTGTAGTCGCCATGGAAGGTACGTGTCTCTGATccttacaattattttattaagaactCAATGACCTGTTCTTACATTACAAACACAGTTGCAACTCATAAAGCAGCAAGCTCCTCTCAAAGATCACCATGCCGTTTACAGCTTCCGACCACGCACTAGCATCGTATTCCTGTTCCGATAGCCATAAACGTCCCGAACGTACCACCGCCTTGAATCATCACTTTGCCAATATTGCTGAACAATTCTTTTCCCCTCAGTCCGTATCTACGAAATGAAACACTTTATGAATCACACGTTCATGCCACTTGACGTTCATGTGCGTACGCTATTCCTCCTTGGAAGTGATACCTAAACGCGGAGAATCCTCCGAAGAGTACACCGGATACCGCTCCCACACAAAATCCAATTGTAAAACCTAACTTCATCTTGTCGAAACAAGTCGGTCCTTGCTGATAGGCTCCTCCAGGTACCACGGGCATTTTGCAGTCTGCACAAAATAATTATGGACACATTATTCGTTGCATCTTAAGTTACAACTTACAAGAGAACTTTATCTTATTAGATGATCTTGTCAGATGATTAGATAAATTTATCTTCCTGTTAGAAAAAAATTCGTGAATCTTCATCTCGTAAAGAAATTCTCTCGTCTCACATGTAGTGCGAAGATTTACGCAAGGTTTGTTGTTGCATACGTGCGGCAGTGGAAGCTGTTTAAATTGTACGTATACTTACTATTAACGCGTCCGTTATGTAATCTTGTGGCGTTTACGGTCGCTCGGACGTACTTATGTTCGTACTTTCCAACTTGGAAATCTCAATTGCGATCTCGTGCGAGTGCCGGGGATTCTCAATACATCGCACTTATATCGCAACGTCGAGACGGCGCCATGATGATTTCGCGgcgtgataaaaaaaaaacgactACGTTGTCTGCTACCTACTTCCGTTACGTGAACGTAACTCTCGACATGGCGTACGTGGCGGGATATACAAACCGTGTGCCGATGCGATACCGGATACAGGAATAAGAATCTCAtttcgtgaaaaatataagaataatgtattatatttttgacgACGTTTAGATAACTTTTACAagcgatatataaaaaataattatttacacaaatcacaatttaaaaaaatcacaattagtaaaattacaaattttttaaatcgctTCCCTCTTCTCCGCGcaaaacttaataatataatgtcatGGACAATTCTTGGAAAATCCTGCTCATGACTTCAAACCAgttaaagttatatatattataatactctaaaccaaaaaataaaataaaatgaaatcaaCAAACTCTCGACTCTTCTATTTATGGAATTATTCTGATTTCAGGCGCTATGATGTTTTACCATTACATCAAGATTGTCCCAACAACGTACGTCCGTGCGGATGGCTCGACCCTGTTCACAAATCAATTCTCTGTGACGCGACACGCAAAGCAAGTGTCAATGGTCACTGGCGAGTCTGGGATGCCGGGTATATTCTTCAGTTACGAGCTCAGTCCACTCATGGTAAAATACACGGAAAAGGCGAAGTCATTCGGGCACTTTGCGACGAACACTTGCGCGATCATCGGCGGTGTGTTCACCGTCGCTGGACTAATTGATTCGTTGCTCTATCATTCAGTACGCGCGATACAGAAGAAGATAGAGCTAGGCAAATACAATTAATACTTGGGCCCAATTGCGATAACACTGATTACCGCTAATCCTGATTCTATTTTTACCCCTTTCGCCAATGCGCTGTTATTTTAAACGTTAATCGACTTTTCGAGATTTTCgtgatacataaatttatgataagAAACATGAGCTGCTGACAATGAATTGGGATTAGTGTCAATCGCTGATGCAATACAGCCTTAGGTAAATAATTAAGTTACGATTACGAAAAGTATTATTAAGAGTCGCGTTGCATCGTGAGCATCGATTTTTTCACACTGACGACCGAATTTTCTGACACGGATTCTCATTGCACATTATTTAGCATTAATTGTCGATTCTggttttatattacatatagcCCTTAAGTGACGTAAAATTCGAGACTACATAGCGATATTTAGCATCATGTGTATAATACAATTCCGAATATTGCTCATTTCTTCGCAGTGCATGGatgtaaagaaatataagtTACGCGGAATACAAGTAATGACGTATGCGTAAGTAATGCGCTGACATTTATCACCTGATCTTTTATCTCAAAGACGACCATGATAATAATGCTGCTCATAACTACTGATTGAGACTAATgacattaatgtaaaaaagtcACTTGTATATGATgtgtacataaatatacaaaagagAATTAAACTCTTATGGGAATGGATATGGGAGTGTTGTACTTCCAAAAACTGGATAGCAAGCGCGCTAGGCTACGCGtgtttgttaatatttatttatctttacactaaaattaaaagagtTTTTGAAACTCATTATAAACCTCGACAGATGTCTTTGCAATATTCTTGCAAAAGTCTACGTCCGTACCACTAATTAAATCTCGTGGCGAAACGTACATCGGTTTGGTAGGATCGTACTGCGCCCGTTTCATCTCTACTAAGAACGAATGCCTTTGCTGCAGCCTAGTTTTCCTGCACAGCAAAATGTGAGGCATTTGCACGACAAAATTACGTTGCAGTTGCATTTCGTTATGTGCATACTCAAACGTGTCTAACAATCTTGTGCGATCTAAaagcaattaaaattacatagtatcaattgattaaattgtattataatgcaCCATTAAATTGTCATTAACATCAATCTTGTCTGATCACATCAAGAGATACTTACTTTTTACCCATATTTTTGGGACTTTGATTAACAGCACTTTTGCTTGTCTTGGATCAAACTCCATATCCTCTTTGATGGTCAATGTGTTACTCATCAGGTGTGACATCTTGTACGTTACCACCTTGGGTGCCTTACTCGTCAAGAACCTTACTTCTGAACCATTGAGTTTGAAAGTCGCTTGGAAGTAACCAAGCCGACCGTCTATATCCTTTGTACTGTACAGCAGCCAGTTGGGATTATTGCAGATTATATCCTTTATCAGATCCGTGCTAAACTCGTGCGCCCTCAGGTATCTTATCCTTGTGTGCAGATCATCCATGTCTACTTTCAGGATATGAGGATTCTTTGTAAGAAATTTACCTAGGTAATTGGCAGGAACACCACAATCGTGCAGGAACCTTATATATGGTTGGATGTCCCGTTCAAAGTCAAGGCCCAGAATGAACTTCACCACATCAGGATTCGATTCGAGTTTGTACAAGCTGACACCGAGCTTCACTAGCTGTTGAACCGTGCGGGATTTGTTTGCGTATTTCGCAAAAGTGCAAGTCGGAGTAAGATATGGACCGATGTCAGATATATCCTCGGTGCACCTATCTAAAGGCTCCGGCAATGTTTCATCAATTTCAGAGTCATCGAGAGAATCTTCGTTGGGCACACTGGTGATAATTTGCTGAATACGAGCGACCGGAGTCGCGCTCGCATTATTGTTTAGATTACTGTGAGGCTCCAATGTATAACCTCCATCATCGGTTTTCGTATTCGATAAAATGTTTGATTCAGGAATCATAATGTTGTCTTGACTTTTGTCGGTATCCTTTGGTAAACATTGTCCGAGCCTGGGACTTCTGGATATAAATCGTGTAATTAAATTCGTTGCAACCGGCCGCGTCATTGATACAAGTGAATAGCATCGTTGAAATGGCATATtgaacatttataatttatataaatgtaaaaggatttaaataaaaccaataaattgctctctctctctttctctttctgtctttaaatttcttgtaaacttcgtccaaaaatatatatatttaataatattgacaAATATAGGTTATCTTGTACAATCTCGTGATACACATATGCACAGAAGCGCAACtctatcaaatattttcaactGAATGAAGAGCCATGAGGAATAAGGAAGTTGCTCTACTGGCTATTAATCCATCGACCAAAAAATGTCCAAGGCTCTTTGTTGTACTACCTGTtacatttcaatttattataataatataatgtataattgtgtttgctgggattgTTAATCACAGACACTATGTTTGCACAAGCGTTATTTTTGTAGTACTTTACTCAAATTATCACAAGTTACGATAATTTGAGTAAGTATATGTTTTAAGATGAATACCAGCCTAAcgctaattatataattcgagtaaATTACTACAGAAATAACATACGCTCGCGTAAACGTAGTGCCTGACAATAATTTGCactaagaaaataaaaaaataaaacaatcaaCTTATAAGTATCATATTGAGTTAACCGGAAAGTCCATGTagatttttttagcaaaattcgtaatacaaatttttgtttaaattttgctaaaaaaaacCATCTCTATGGACTTTTCGATCAACCCAACAGTATACGGTAAATCTAACGAGTCATGTTACGCTTTCTCGTTGAGATAAGTATCGCAAAGCAGGAAACTAAACTCGTCtcgtagaaaaaaagagaacattATACGTACATACTTTACGATCCAATTAGTCACTAATCAGCGTTACAGAAAACTGCAAAGCAGGAAATCCACATAATTGTATTAacaaatactttattattttaaaacggTTAAACgcgtattaaatataaaagcgGCAAGACAATGCGCTTTGATTTACATCAATATACAACTCAGAAAATGACGCAATACAGCATTCTCGGATCATTCTACatctctcgatctctctctctcacaaaattgcaaagcACGATTCAAAAGGCTATCACTTCGCATTCGTAGAATGCGTATTCACTCGTGCAgatacacacatgcacatcCATAAATGGTCTATTATTATAGTCTAGAGCCTTTATATCTCTTTACAGTAGAGCTGTTATGGTAAAAGTGACATGCCTGCACTACGTTACGTAATATAAGTACATTAATCATACATTAAGAACACTTTGATTCACGACCAGCatcttaatataaaaacagaaataaattacCGGAATGTTCCTTAATGATAAGGTAACAATGTTTTCTGCCGCATTATTGCAACTGTGCACGGTCCAATACAATGATCGTTTGTACGACTGATTATATCTCTTATTAATCCATCATCGTTTCCCGTATTTGTTGGAGAATCAGCTTGATTTCGTAAAGTTCAATGCAGCACGATAATCGTAGAGGTACCTTCTAACATGAAAGCTTGACTAGGCAATTCTGACGTCTATTATCATTCTGATTGCACCAAgacagatttatataaaagctatatataatatacataagctttttatatatatatatattttttatatagcaatatatgtatacataaaaaatttaatcttatatataaaatatatatatacatatatgcaaaattatgCATACATAGCTCTTTTTTTCCCCTCAAAGTATCAAACTGGTAAACATGTGATCGAGATCAGAGCGATTATCGAATCAATAATGGCCAAGTGTACACAGCATTCCGTGAAACCTAAACTAGAACTTATACAAGTCGATGTAGTCGATATAATCTGCATTTTGtccttaaattaaataacatatatcCTGTACTGTTTTAGTTCTCCGCGGTATGACTAGATCTCGGAATTTCAATCGTTTTTCTGCCGGACTGCCATTTTGCTATTATTTGTTTCACCGTCCAACTGGCGATTTTTGGCCTGCTGTCGCAGCTGAGCCCTCTTTAGACTTGTCATCAACTGACTGGACTGATAGAGCCAGCTAgcctgaaaaattatttgtgaCAACTTGTGATGATCATGCATCATAACTAAATtctctaaaatatattatcaaggTGAGCTTCAAAATCATGTACAGATTTTGAATATTACTTACCACCATGATCatacaatttattaagatAGGCACAGAAAAAACGATGGATATGAATAAGCCCTTCGAATCAAAATATTGCTGTCTGGAGAATACCCTGTGAATCATCATAATCATTAAAGATTATCAGATTAGAGTGGAAGAAATCCGGAAGAAGAAATTCACTTTGACTCGCGCAACTAATACATACCTCCAATTTGTTGCTGCAACTTCATTAATGCTCTCTGAGAAATAAACCAGGAGTACTGAAACAGAGAAAGTTTGTGGTAACATCACGAAAAAGGCGAGATCACGACAATCACAAGCAAAACACTTACAGAGTacaagaaacaaaattatctGAAAATTTGCATGATTCCTAGTCATTAATGCGGTCATTGTGATGGCAATGTGAAAAGTCAACAGGACAGCCAGCCATGGATCTCTCCAATCAATCTGCAACAATCACGTAGCATTACAAAAGATttgtttaatatcaattttaatttgtagGAAATCAAACAGATGTTATAGTAAAAAGTGATATAACTTTTGAACGactagaaaaaatattatatttttatgattgtcCTTATCTTAGTTATCTGTTAGAGTACTCTTTTgcgattatatattttcacattgGCAGAGAAACAAGATAAACATAATACTTATTCTCCTAACAATCTATTTACTTATTTGCACAAGTGAGAACGATAGTCCCGTCGTGAAAACGTCGTGAAACACGGAAGTAAAGGAATCATCATGAATAATTTGCACACAATAATTGCTCGAAAACATCTATTCCGAAGGATcaattatatcttaattaattacagtgaatataattatattcgtaAAAAAACACGTTTTGGTGCAAAGCGTGCTTGCGAACTGGCGAACGTGACAAAAATAGAATGCTAACGTAATCAACGATTTCAAAAGCGTTTCCGACCTTTTCATTTCCTGCCGCAGGAACGGCAATGAAAACTCGACAAAAATCATCGatcgaaatttttttctgtttacATTCCAACTGAATCCTGTTTCTCATTGCACGGGCGATAACAAGATCAACCAGCGTTAATAAGACTGCGAAGAGACTGCTCTTATTCTGACGAAATCTGATATGTTGTTGCATTCCGCATTTGGGCAGAACAACCGGATTTTATTGAAAGTGCAGCGTGGCAATGAGCAAGAGCGCCGATTAAAACTTTGGAGCGCAAAGTTGTTGCACTGTGACGCAAAATGATTTGCAATGTTTGATGATTTCCTGCGCTTCTCCAGCTCATATATAGCAGACTTGTATGTTTCGGTGATACCTCCAGCATTTCATTTCTTTGTTCCCCTCTTTCTTCAgagtataaatatgtattctcTATGTCATTTCAATTACAAAGAAGGCGCAACTTAAGAAACATTTATTGTTGAAGTATTCTCTCGTATTCTTTCTGAACATGTTtgcaattcttttttcttctccttgTTGAGCGCTACTACATTTTATTGCGTAGAGAGCATAGTGTAATTGAGAGAAACAGGCCTGTAAACGAGGAAAATCTGCACTGTGTGTGTCTCGACTTAATGTATTTTGTATTGACAGTGACCTCGGTcatataatatagataaacgaaataaatacgtaatatatatagtaaagAAGCAGCTCTATGGATTCGCGTCTGTTCACCGCGAATGTTTAACGCTGCTGCGTGAAATAACGCCGAAGAAAATCCGCGTATTTTAGATTCCGCCAGACTCGAGACACGGGCACGAGGATTTAATTAACCGcgatatatttacataaatcgtGCGCTCCTTTTAGAATGTAGCTCTAGTTTCTAGTCTAGCGTGcgcaagaaaaaagaaaaaaagcttAGAGTAGTGCGccgacacacgcgcgcgcagtcGGTTGGGCCGTCGGTGCGAGCGacgcatacacacgcacacacgccgCCGAAGGCCAAAAGTTAATCGACAGATAGGAAAAGAGCTGCTGCGTGATCAACAAACTCGTTGACTGGCGGAATGTCCGCGACGCGTAGGCGTAACAGCGGTGGAAGAAGGATGCTGAGAGGACTCACGCTCTGCAGGAAGGGCCAGATACCGTCGATCTCGTCCGTCGCTATAAGAATCGAGTCGTCGGTGGACATGGTGCCTCTCGCGTCACAGGGAGCTTACGGGTGTCGCGGCGATGGCGATTGCAACGATGACGAGGAGACGCCGAAGGAGCGGAAGGTGGAGAACGTGAGCGCATTCGCGAGACGGGAGTCCGCACGCACACCGCTCTCGCGATCACCGGCGCGACTTGGATCTCGCGCAGGACGTACGTCGCATGATCCCGACCTCTGGTAGCCGCGCGTGTCAGGCTCGAGACTCGCAGCACGCGGCCGGCTCCGCGGCGTGTCCTCGCAACACCTGTACGTACCGCGGATCCGTAACCCGACCGATAAAAACGGCCACGCGGAATCATGCGCGAGCCGACGACggacgagcgaacgagcgagctaGCTAGCTCTACGGCACATCATCGGCGTCGGTATGCGGATACTCCACATTACGCTGTGCAGCGGAATGATCAGTGGCGATCGTTCgtgcggaagaaaaaaaatatacatgctcACGCGGTGACGGTAACCCGACTTGTCCCTCAACGATCGATCGAACCCAAGGGAGTAACGAGACGAACGCGGCGAACGCACCTTGTCCCGAACCCACTTCTCGCGGAAGAACGACCAGAGAGCGACTCGAATGACAGAACAGGAACGAAAGGACGAACCTAACCTCAAGGAGGAGCGAGCTACTCCGCCGCGCAAGATCCGTCACCGGTAAGTCACGAGGCGTGCCCGTGTTGTTTAAGTAAAGTGGCTCGGGAATTCTTGCATTTTGAGCTCGTTGAATCGATACGAGTTCCCGAGTGGGAACATTCGCACGTTGATCAGCCGCGTTCGAGCGGTGGATCATCACGGGCGCGCCACCGCGCCGGGCCAATCAGCGTCACCTTCACGTCGCCTGATATTCCGCTCGGCCAATCGCCGCTCTtccttcatttcttttttttgtgatAACGTCGCGTGAAAATCTATAAACTATACGTAAGaaacgattatttttatatttgaattgtaattttcCGCTGCTACCGATTGCTGTtattgaaagtttctttgtagAAAGAAGATCTCGTATTATGTATAGCAATTTTAAGTTGAGCATTATCATCCTCCGATCATTTAATACTATCTATTCCGATCATTTACTACTATCTATTCCGGCATGTCTTCGAGGAACTGAGCTACTTGGCGAATGTAAAATTGAGCGCGCAATCATTAATGCATGACGTATTGATAAGCATAAATTTTGCATCAGGAATTGGTGCATTACAGGTGATTACTGAAAAACTCTTGTGAGGGTGATATccattttaatagaaaattgaataatgTAATGCGAATTGTTACGTGATCACACACATATATCTATCTCACTTGTAAATATAGGTTCTTATCTCTCTTGTTGATGATTACAGTTTAAAACAAATGCTCGTATAATCATTTTTGTGCGCGAGCACAGATTATCTCCACGTGGGATAAAAAGTGAGCCATTTGAAAAATGAGAACGAGTAGACTGGCGATTTGCATATCGGTAAATAGTATATACTGAATAACGTAACGTGTAAGTCATGTCGCTATGCATACAATAGCATCGCTAATCCATGATCCTTGAAACAAAGTAAACAAGAAATGTACTTCGACGTTTTTTACACCAAGCACACATGCGTCATACactttattgcaaattcgttTTGCGTCCGTCATTCGCGAGACCGTCGAATCGACACGGTGGGAAACTCGGTTACCTCTCACGGCGGCCGCGTGAGAAGCAACAATTAAATTGAGCGAAAGCTTGAGAAAGGGCTGG
This genomic interval carries:
- the LOC105281134 gene encoding transmembrane protein 18 isoform X1, translated to MQQHIRFRQNKSSLFAVLLTLVDLVIARAMRNRIQLECKQKKISIDDFCRVFIAVPAAGNEKIDWRDPWLAVLLTFHIAITMTALMTRNHANFQIILFLVLLLLVYFSESINEVAATNWRVFSRQQYFDSKGLFISIVFSVPILINCMIMVASWLYQSSQLMTSLKRAQLRQQAKNRQLDGETNNSKMAVRQKND
- the LOC105281141 gene encoding endoplasmic reticulum-Golgi intermediate compartment protein 3: MCGRRANGSIPSATFQGGRGSSRVCGKQSARRGKRFLHVAPCREPSSPSSPADEKMHVLRQLDVHPKVREEADILVRTFSGAIVTIISTIIMGILFMSEVNYYLTPTMSEELFVDTSRSSKLRINLDIIVPTISCDLLSIDAMDTTGEQHLQIEHNIFKRRLDLNGKPIEDPQRTNITDTKAVSKTTEKAAEVASTTEECGDCYGAGTELLKCCNTCEEVREAYRLKKWAPPEPSDIKQCQNDKAMEKIKHAFTQGCQIYGYMEVNRVGGSFHIAPGNSFSVNHVHVHDVQPYTTTHFNMTHKIRHLSFGLNIPGKTNPMDDTTVVAMEGAMMFYHYIKIVPTTYVRADGSTLFTNQFSVTRHAKQVSMVTGESGMPGIFFSYELSPLMVKYTEKAKSFGHFATNTCAIIGGVFTVAGLIDSLLYHSVRAIQKKIELGKYN
- the LOC105281140 gene encoding reactive oxygen species modulator 1 encodes the protein MPVVPGGAYQQGPTCFDKMKLGFTIGFCVGAVSGVLFGGFSAFRYGLRGKELFSNIGKVMIQGGGTFGTFMAIGTGIRC
- the LOC105281134 gene encoding transmembrane protein 18 isoform X2, with translation MSTDDSILIATDEIDGIWPFLQSIDWRDPWLAVLLTFHIAITMTALMTRNHANFQIILFLVLLLLVYFSESINEVAATNWRVFSRQQYFDSKGLFISIVFSVPILINCMIMVASWLYQSSQLMTSLKRAQLRQQAKNRQLDGETNNSKMAVRQKND
- the LOC105281135 gene encoding transcription termination factor 3, mitochondrial codes for the protein MFNMPFQRCYSLVSMTRPVATNLITRFISRSPRLGQCLPKDTDKSQDNIMIPESNILSNTKTDDGGYTLEPHSNLNNNASATPVARIQQIITSVPNEDSLDDSEIDETLPEPLDRCTEDISDIGPYLTPTCTFAKYANKSRTVQQLVKLGVSLYKLESNPDVVKFILGLDFERDIQPYIRFLHDCGVPANYLGKFLTKNPHILKVDMDDLHTRIRYLRAHEFSTDLIKDIICNNPNWLLYSTKDIDGRLGYFQATFKLNGSEVRFLTSKAPKVVTYKMSHLMSNTLTIKEDMEFDPRQAKVLLIKVPKIWVKNRTRLLDTFEYAHNEMQLQRNFVVQMPHILLCRKTRLQQRHSFLVEMKRAQYDPTKPMYVSPRDLISGTDVDFCKNIAKTSVEVYNEFQKLF